One part of the Prochlorococcus marinus str. MIT 9313 genome encodes these proteins:
- a CDS encoding rhodanese-like domain-containing protein has protein sequence MNQPTPTPISAKDLHRWLSDSSSLPICVDVREDQELELAPFPADVLHLPLSRSSDWMETLPQLLPNDRPVVVICHAGIRSWNFGTWLLEQEISYQVWNLEGGIDAWSINVDSSVPRY, from the coding sequence ATGAATCAGCCCACTCCAACCCCTATTTCTGCAAAGGATCTGCATCGCTGGTTGAGCGACTCCTCCTCTCTACCAATCTGTGTGGATGTGAGAGAAGACCAGGAGCTTGAGTTAGCCCCATTCCCAGCCGATGTACTGCATTTACCGCTGAGTCGATCTTCTGATTGGATGGAAACTCTGCCTCAACTATTACCAAACGACCGTCCTGTCGTCGTGATTTGCCATGCTGGCATACGCAGTTGGAACTTCGGGACCTGGCTTTTAGAGCAGGAGATTAGTTATCAGGTCTGGAATCTAGAAGGCGGAATCGACGCGTGGAGCATCAATGTCGACTCAAGCGTGCCCCGCTATTAA
- the ispE gene encoding 4-(cytidine 5'-diphospho)-2-C-methyl-D-erythritol kinase produces MSISNPSAASEHLVSVSAPAKINLHLEVLGLRSDGFHELAMVMQSIELADQLHFRNTADGSISLRCDDSSLSTAGDNLIVRAAHLLRERSGFSDLGAAIELQKRIPIGAGLAGGSSDGAATLVGLNGLWNLNFSQGQLEGFAAELGSDMPFCLAGGSQLCFGRGERLESLQAMKASMAVVLVKDPSVSVSTPWAYGRCKELFSSRYLSKESDFEQRRQQLRESSWLNPLRADDPPPLRNDLQEVVAPEVSAVQTTLKLLTDLPGSLAVSMSGSGPSCFALFADVASAQAALQLQQPAFAAAGLSSWCCAFRCEGIKLEA; encoded by the coding sequence ATGAGCATATCTAACCCTTCAGCTGCTTCAGAGCATCTGGTTAGCGTCTCGGCGCCAGCCAAGATCAATCTCCATCTTGAGGTGCTTGGCCTGAGGTCTGATGGTTTTCATGAGCTAGCGATGGTGATGCAGAGCATCGAACTCGCTGATCAACTTCATTTCCGCAATACGGCTGATGGCAGCATCAGCCTTCGCTGCGATGATTCCAGCCTCAGCACTGCTGGCGACAATTTGATCGTGCGAGCTGCGCATTTATTACGCGAGCGCTCAGGGTTCTCTGACCTTGGTGCCGCGATTGAATTGCAAAAACGCATCCCAATTGGAGCTGGTCTTGCGGGCGGCTCAAGTGATGGTGCAGCAACACTGGTGGGGTTAAACGGTCTCTGGAATCTCAATTTTTCTCAGGGTCAACTTGAAGGTTTTGCGGCTGAGCTTGGCTCCGACATGCCCTTTTGCCTGGCAGGTGGAAGCCAATTGTGTTTCGGCCGTGGGGAAAGGTTGGAATCGCTACAAGCGATGAAAGCATCAATGGCCGTGGTGTTGGTGAAGGATCCATCAGTGAGCGTTTCAACCCCCTGGGCTTATGGACGCTGTAAGGAACTTTTCAGTAGTCGTTATCTTTCAAAGGAATCTGATTTTGAGCAACGTCGTCAGCAGCTCAGAGAATCTTCTTGGCTGAATCCTTTACGGGCTGATGATCCGCCACCTCTGCGCAACGACCTTCAGGAGGTTGTTGCACCCGAAGTTTCGGCTGTGCAAACCACATTGAAGTTGCTCACTGATTTGCCTGGTTCTCTTGCAGTATCGATGAGTGGATCTGGTCCAAGCTGTTTTGCCCTTTTTGCTGACGTTGCTTCAGCTCAGGCTGCACTTCAGCTCCAACAGCCTGCCTTCGCCGCAGCTGGTTTAAGCAGTTGGTGCTGCGCGTTCCGCTGTGAAGGCATCAAACTGGAAGCATGA
- a CDS encoding DoxX family protein has translation MPQPHVWKLVDFIGRLCLSAVFVVAVPSKITKFSSVVEAISGQGIPESLAPFLLLAAIACLIVGSVLLLFGKSQKLGASLLLIFLVPTTVIFHAFPFQPKALFMNLGLTGGLTLALTRPKFIER, from the coding sequence ATGCCTCAACCACATGTATGGAAGTTAGTTGATTTCATCGGCAGGCTTTGTTTATCCGCTGTTTTTGTTGTCGCAGTTCCGTCAAAGATTACCAAGTTCTCATCAGTAGTTGAAGCAATCTCAGGGCAAGGGATCCCTGAATCATTAGCACCCTTCTTGTTGTTGGCAGCAATTGCCTGCCTTATTGTTGGCTCAGTACTTCTTCTATTTGGCAAGAGTCAAAAACTTGGAGCATCACTATTACTTATTTTTCTTGTGCCTACGACAGTCATCTTCCATGCATTCCCCTTTCAGCCTAAAGCATTATTTATGAATCTTGGTTTGACTGGTGGCCTTACTCTAGCCTTGACTAGACCAAAATTCATCGAAAGATAA
- a CDS encoding pentapeptide repeat-containing protein, which produces MFARLLGFSAAALLLLLPLQPSWAIMNHSQQVLVNADFSNQDLRGDTFNLANLREANLSGSDLEGSTLFGAKLHDANLSNTNLRDSTLDSAIFDGTDLTNAVLEDAFAFNTRFKNVTITGADFTNVPLRGDALTTLCEVAEGTNPITGRNTADTLGCS; this is translated from the coding sequence ATGTTCGCCCGACTACTTGGCTTTTCTGCTGCTGCCCTTCTACTTCTATTGCCATTGCAACCCAGTTGGGCAATCATGAATCATTCCCAACAGGTGTTGGTCAATGCAGATTTCTCGAACCAAGATCTGCGAGGTGACACATTTAATCTTGCCAACCTGCGAGAGGCCAATCTATCTGGGAGTGATCTAGAAGGATCCACCCTTTTTGGAGCCAAGCTTCACGATGCCAACCTCAGCAACACCAACTTGCGAGACTCCACCCTTGATTCCGCCATATTTGATGGAACTGATCTCACCAATGCAGTGCTTGAGGACGCCTTCGCCTTCAACACCCGCTTCAAAAACGTGACCATTACAGGTGCCGACTTCACCAATGTGCCCCTGCGAGGCGATGCTCTCACAACGCTTTGTGAGGTGGCGGAGGGAACCAACCCGATCACAGGTCGCAATACGGCAGACACCCTGGGCTGCAGCTAA
- a CDS encoding DMT family transporter, translating to MGQTNQIQGSRFRYVLLILIALIWGSQFLLNDLALEVFTPQAVSWLRATIGFLTLSGFLLILPEAHDNPVSKISYWRQIIMIGFFEATLPFFLVAWGQQHVNSAIAAILMSLVAIFTLILVVLFVRSEPVTRGKFIGIALGFAGVVVLLWPQVSQSQQGNSLLGSAAILTAALSFSISLVLIRTLPEMGTPIKIARDILLCGAIELGALLLLLGQPLTHHPIESNVVLAMVAQGAFAGGLVYVLYVRLVGLAGATFAGFVNYLVPLVGVFLGVVFLQNKLSASAYASLLILALAVFASEWKPTRKLVGRQ from the coding sequence ATGGGACAGACAAATCAAATCCAGGGATCTCGATTTCGATATGTACTTCTCATCTTAATTGCTCTAATCTGGGGATCTCAGTTCTTACTTAATGATCTTGCTCTAGAAGTCTTTACTCCTCAAGCAGTTTCATGGCTTAGAGCGACGATTGGCTTCTTAACACTGAGTGGATTCTTGTTGATCTTGCCTGAAGCTCATGATAATCCGGTTTCAAAGATAAGTTATTGGCGTCAAATCATTATGATTGGCTTCTTTGAAGCAACTCTTCCTTTCTTCCTTGTTGCCTGGGGTCAGCAACATGTCAACAGTGCTATTGCCGCGATCCTGATGTCACTCGTAGCAATCTTTACTCTTATTTTAGTTGTTCTTTTTGTTCGCAGTGAGCCAGTTACGAGAGGAAAGTTTATTGGTATTGCCCTTGGTTTTGCAGGTGTTGTTGTGTTGTTATGGCCTCAGGTTAGCCAGTCTCAACAAGGCAACAGCCTACTTGGAAGTGCAGCAATTTTAACCGCTGCGCTGAGCTTTTCCATTAGTCTTGTATTGATTAGAACCCTGCCAGAGATGGGTACTCCGATAAAAATAGCAAGAGATATACTTCTTTGTGGTGCCATCGAGTTAGGAGCTTTACTGCTTTTGCTTGGCCAACCTTTAACACATCACCCTATAGAGAGTAATGTGGTACTAGCAATGGTTGCTCAGGGTGCTTTTGCTGGAGGTCTGGTTTATGTGTTGTATGTTCGTCTTGTTGGTCTTGCTGGAGCTACATTTGCCGGCTTCGTTAACTATCTAGTTCCTTTAGTAGGAGTTTTTCTAGGTGTTGTTTTCCTGCAGAATAAGCTTTCAGCAAGTGCCTATGCTTCTCTGTTGATTCTAGCGCTTGCAGTCTTTGCGAGTGAGTGGAAGCCAACTCGTAAATTAGTAGGTAGGCAATAA
- a CDS encoding Nif11-like leader peptide family natural product precursor translates to MPEEDLKALLSKVASDPVLQQKLEAQRVDTHWFVVLAKEAGFSITVDNLKKQAQALESKDLQQADGVLNNQTADERPWL, encoded by the coding sequence ATGCCAGAGGAGGATCTTAAAGCGTTGCTTTCCAAAGTTGCATCAGATCCGGTGCTTCAGCAGAAGCTTGAAGCACAACGTGTTGACACTCATTGGTTTGTGGTGCTTGCCAAAGAAGCTGGATTCTCTATCACAGTGGACAACCTCAAAAAACAAGCTCAGGCTTTAGAAAGTAAAGACCTTCAGCAGGCTGATGGAGTGCTCAATAATCAAACTGCAGATGAGCGTCCCTGGCTATAA
- the secF gene encoding protein translocase subunit SecF → MAVSSSSGTRQRPLRFELCRQRRRVWGISGLFVVLSLVGLILCWLNPSIGAPLRPGLDFTGGTQIQLERSCSKSCQSLKTTSVEELLGALELPADKDKVAPNLSRARVQLLDGGQSLVLRLPFLSAAQGQAVIKAMDPVAGPFQSGGQSVDTIGPSLGGQLLRSSLISLLVAFTGIAIYISLRYDRRYALLALVALAHDVIIVCGIFAWLGLLITLEVDSLFAVALLTIAGYSVNDTVVVFDRIRERSREDNSLPLTEQVDRAVSATLTRTLYTSGTTLLPLLALILFGGATLYWFAVALALGVVVGSWSSIALAPSLLSLWQGSGPPAGPLSAPAAAPQPPLSSSQPPIEGGDVISDG, encoded by the coding sequence ATGGCTGTTTCATCATCTTCAGGAACTCGTCAACGCCCACTGAGATTTGAACTTTGTCGTCAACGACGACGAGTTTGGGGAATCTCAGGCCTGTTTGTGGTTTTGAGTTTGGTGGGATTGATCCTCTGTTGGCTGAACCCTTCGATTGGTGCTCCCCTTCGTCCAGGACTTGACTTCACTGGTGGAACTCAAATCCAGCTGGAGCGGAGCTGTAGCAAGAGCTGTCAGTCGCTGAAAACCACAAGTGTTGAAGAGCTTTTGGGGGCTCTTGAGTTACCCGCTGACAAAGACAAGGTTGCTCCAAACCTCTCACGAGCCAGGGTTCAGCTTCTTGATGGGGGTCAGTCTCTAGTCTTGAGGTTGCCCTTCCTCTCTGCTGCTCAGGGGCAAGCTGTCATCAAGGCAATGGATCCTGTAGCGGGTCCGTTTCAGAGTGGTGGTCAATCGGTCGACACCATTGGCCCAAGTCTGGGAGGCCAATTGCTGCGCAGCAGCTTGATTTCTCTTTTGGTGGCGTTCACGGGAATCGCTATCTACATCAGCCTCCGTTACGACCGTCGATATGCCCTTCTGGCCCTTGTGGCCCTTGCCCATGACGTGATCATTGTTTGTGGGATATTCGCTTGGCTGGGCCTGTTGATAACGCTTGAGGTGGATAGCCTCTTCGCGGTAGCGCTGCTCACCATTGCCGGCTACTCGGTCAATGACACTGTGGTGGTCTTTGACCGGATTCGTGAGCGCAGTCGTGAAGACAACTCACTGCCACTGACGGAACAGGTTGATCGTGCCGTATCCGCGACCCTCACAAGGACCCTCTACACCAGCGGTACGACCCTGCTGCCTCTGCTCGCTCTGATCCTCTTTGGCGGTGCAACGCTCTACTGGTTTGCGGTTGCACTTGCTCTTGGAGTGGTGGTTGGTAGCTGGTCGAGTATTGCTCTAGCCCCTTCATTGTTGAGCCTCTGGCAAGGCAGTGGTCCTCCGGCAGGGCCTTTATCAGCCCCTGCTGCTGCTCCACAACCGCCGTTGTCTTCCTCCCAGCCTCCGATTGAGGGAGGAGATGTGATTTCAGATGGCTGA
- a CDS encoding pyruvate dehydrogenase complex E1 component subunit beta: MSGTLLFNALRDAIDEEMARDSHVCVMGEDVGQYGGSYKVTKDLYEKYGELRVLDTPIAENSFTGMAVGAAMTGLRPIVEGMNMGFLLLAFNQISNNMGMLRYTSGGNFTIPTVVRGPGGVGRQLGAEHSQRLEAYFHAVPGIKIVACSTPTNAKGLMKAAIRDNNPVLFFEHVLLYNLIEELPDGDYVCALDQADLVREGKDVTILTYSRMRHHCLKAVEQLEADGIDVELIDLISLKPFDMETIVRSIRKTHRVIVVEECMKTGGIGAELIALITEQCFDELDARPIRLSSQDIPTPYNGKLENFTIIQPHQIVEAAKQIVLKGL, from the coding sequence GTGTCAGGGACGCTTCTCTTTAATGCTCTTCGAGATGCCATCGATGAAGAGATGGCCAGAGATTCGCATGTTTGTGTGATGGGAGAGGACGTCGGCCAATACGGCGGCTCCTACAAGGTCACCAAAGATCTCTACGAGAAATATGGCGAGTTGCGGGTGTTGGATACACCGATTGCCGAGAACAGTTTTACGGGTATGGCCGTTGGCGCCGCCATGACTGGCCTACGCCCGATTGTGGAGGGCATGAACATGGGTTTTCTGCTGCTTGCTTTCAACCAGATCTCCAACAACATGGGAATGCTTCGTTACACCAGTGGCGGAAATTTCACAATTCCCACCGTGGTGCGTGGGCCTGGTGGTGTGGGGCGCCAACTCGGTGCTGAACATAGTCAGCGACTTGAGGCCTATTTTCACGCTGTGCCTGGGATCAAAATCGTTGCTTGCAGCACGCCAACCAATGCCAAGGGCTTGATGAAAGCCGCGATCCGAGACAACAATCCAGTTCTCTTTTTCGAGCATGTGCTGCTCTACAACCTGATTGAGGAGCTCCCAGACGGTGATTATGTCTGTGCCCTAGATCAAGCAGATCTGGTTCGTGAGGGTAAAGACGTCACGATCCTCACCTATTCCCGTATGCGTCATCACTGTCTCAAGGCTGTTGAACAGTTGGAGGCAGACGGCATCGATGTGGAATTGATCGATTTGATTAGTCTCAAGCCCTTCGATATGGAGACCATTGTTCGCTCCATCCGTAAAACCCATCGGGTGATTGTGGTTGAAGAGTGTATGAAAACTGGTGGGATTGGTGCTGAGTTGATTGCGCTGATTACTGAGCAGTGTTTTGACGAACTCGATGCTCGCCCAATTCGCCTCTCCAGTCAGGACATTCCCACTCCATATAACGGCAAATTGGAGAATTTCACGATCATTCAGCCTCATCAGATTGTTGAAGCGGCTAAGCAGATTGTTCTTAAGGGGCTTTGA
- a CDS encoding DUF3082 domain-containing protein translates to MSDSKNSSFEKADAESSNTLAETPATPRKGPLSFLSGAITSGLFAWLCLILSQKTVTYFALHSPNYSSAIAQSIASGFKTLIIGMCFLATFSFAFIGFGLTLVFIRSLFAGKEPDAA, encoded by the coding sequence ATGAGCGATTCCAAAAACAGCTCTTTCGAGAAGGCAGATGCAGAGTCATCCAACACCTTGGCAGAGACGCCTGCGACACCACGTAAGGGCCCGCTCAGTTTTCTTTCTGGGGCGATCACCAGTGGACTTTTTGCCTGGCTTTGCCTGATTTTGAGCCAGAAGACAGTGACTTATTTCGCTCTTCATTCGCCTAATTACAGCTCTGCGATTGCCCAAAGCATTGCTTCGGGGTTTAAAACCCTGATCATCGGCATGTGTTTTCTAGCCACATTCAGCTTTGCCTTCATTGGTTTTGGACTAACCCTTGTGTTTATTCGCAGTTTGTTTGCTGGCAAGGAGCCAGATGCTGCCTAG
- the gdhA gene encoding NADP-specific glutamate dehydrogenase has protein sequence MSDATSHEIDHFMKGLMKRNPGEPEFHQAVHEVVETLIPFILSNRVYKDAQILERMTEPDRVVIFRVCWEDDSGNIRTNRAWRVQFNNSIGPYKGGIRFHPNVTLSVLKFLGFEQTFKNSLTGLPMGGGKGGSNFNPKGKSDREIMRFCQSLMIELHRHIGEDTDVPAGDIGVGSREISYMFGQYKRLENRFSGILTGKGLSFGGSLVRTEATGYGCAYFCENMLNHIEDSLVDKICSISGSGNVALYAVEKAIELGAKVVTLSDSDGFVHVPNGINLEMLAFIKELKTVRRGRIHEFANHYKGVDFYAGKRPWNVPCDIAFPCATQNEINRADSQELINNGVKAVVEGANMPTNLDGIHEFRHAKVILAPAKAANAGGVAVSGLEQSQNALRLSWSREEVDQRLKSIMLEIHSKCVQHSHKYEDYTDYITGANIAGFTKVADAMLAYGIV, from the coding sequence ATGTCTGATGCTACTAGCCATGAGATAGATCATTTCATGAAAGGTCTGATGAAGAGAAATCCTGGAGAGCCTGAGTTTCATCAAGCCGTCCATGAAGTTGTTGAAACTCTAATACCTTTTATTCTTTCCAACCGTGTTTACAAAGATGCACAGATTCTGGAGCGGATGACGGAACCTGACCGCGTCGTTATCTTCAGAGTCTGCTGGGAAGATGATTCAGGCAATATCCGCACAAATCGAGCATGGCGTGTACAGTTTAATAATTCCATTGGCCCTTATAAAGGTGGAATACGTTTCCATCCCAATGTCACCTTGAGTGTCCTGAAATTTTTAGGTTTTGAACAGACCTTTAAAAACAGTCTTACTGGTCTGCCGATGGGTGGAGGGAAGGGTGGATCTAACTTTAATCCTAAAGGTAAAAGTGACCGGGAGATAATGCGATTTTGTCAATCTCTGATGATTGAACTTCATAGACATATTGGTGAAGACACAGATGTACCTGCAGGTGATATCGGAGTCGGTTCTCGTGAAATTAGTTATATGTTCGGTCAGTACAAGCGCCTTGAAAATCGGTTTAGTGGAATCTTGACTGGCAAGGGGCTGTCATTCGGTGGAAGTCTTGTTCGTACTGAAGCGACGGGTTACGGATGTGCTTATTTCTGTGAAAATATGCTCAATCATATAGAGGACTCTCTCGTTGACAAAATATGTTCCATCTCCGGTTCTGGAAACGTAGCCCTCTACGCAGTTGAAAAGGCCATTGAACTAGGAGCCAAAGTTGTTACTCTTTCTGACTCAGATGGTTTTGTACACGTCCCAAACGGCATTAATCTCGAGATGCTTGCGTTTATCAAAGAGCTAAAGACTGTTCGCCGTGGGCGAATCCATGAATTTGCTAATCACTACAAAGGCGTAGATTTTTACGCAGGAAAGCGTCCATGGAATGTTCCCTGTGATATTGCCTTCCCTTGTGCTACTCAAAATGAGATTAACCGTGCAGATTCACAGGAACTGATCAACAATGGTGTCAAAGCAGTTGTTGAAGGTGCGAACATGCCAACCAATCTTGACGGCATTCATGAATTTCGTCATGCAAAAGTAATACTTGCTCCTGCCAAGGCTGCAAATGCTGGGGGTGTCGCAGTCTCTGGCCTTGAGCAGAGTCAGAATGCATTGCGTCTATCTTGGAGTCGTGAAGAGGTCGATCAACGCTTAAAGTCAATTATGTTGGAAATTCACTCCAAATGTGTTCAGCATAGTCATAAATACGAAGACTACACTGATTACATTACAGGAGCCAATATTGCAGGATTTACGAAAGTTGCTGATGCAATGCTGGCTTATGGAATTGTTTGA
- the secD gene encoding protein translocase subunit SecD, with protein sequence MARQQGWFALILALAIAAGSVTASFPLELGLDLRGGSQLTLEVQPAGEITRVKSEQLEAVKAVLDRRVNGLGVAESTLQTIGDNQLVLQLPGEQDPTRAAKVLGETALLEFRAQKPGTEQEVRGLQRLKRQVESILKSKQERAISGESPSDDELDKQQLVEAQQAFGLQGSVGSEVEQLEQLNEKVSIKIAELFEPTSLTGKDLVTAGRQQQQNVPDSWEVTLSFNREGGDQFAELTQSIAGTGRLLGIVLDGRSISEASVGEQFRAAGITGGAATISGNFNAEDARDLEVQLRGGSLPLPVEILEVRTIGPTLGAENIRRSLIAALSGLALVAVFMVVAYRLAGLVAVLALSLYALFNLAMYALIPVILTLPGIAGFILSIGMAVDANVLIFERVKDELRRGNTLIRSIETGFSQALSSIVDGHLTTLISCAALFFLGTGLVKGFAATLGIGVVLSLFTALSCTRTLLRFLMGYQALRRPTNFLPAKQLPSSLA encoded by the coding sequence ATGGCACGTCAACAAGGCTGGTTTGCGCTCATTCTTGCTCTTGCCATTGCGGCAGGTTCTGTCACTGCAAGCTTTCCGCTTGAGTTGGGCCTTGATCTTCGTGGTGGCAGTCAGCTCACTCTTGAAGTGCAGCCCGCTGGTGAGATCACTCGCGTGAAATCGGAGCAGCTAGAGGCGGTCAAAGCTGTTTTGGATCGTCGCGTCAATGGCTTGGGTGTTGCCGAATCCACCCTGCAGACCATTGGTGACAATCAACTGGTGTTGCAGCTTCCAGGAGAACAGGATCCCACCAGGGCTGCCAAGGTGCTTGGCGAGACGGCCTTACTTGAGTTTCGAGCTCAAAAACCTGGCACAGAACAGGAGGTTCGCGGCCTTCAGCGCCTAAAACGACAGGTAGAGAGCATTCTCAAGTCCAAGCAGGAGCGTGCGATATCCGGAGAGTCTCCCTCTGATGATGAACTCGACAAACAGCAACTTGTTGAAGCGCAGCAGGCCTTTGGTTTGCAAGGCAGTGTTGGCAGTGAGGTCGAGCAGCTGGAACAGTTGAATGAGAAAGTCAGCATCAAGATCGCTGAACTCTTCGAGCCCACGTCATTAACCGGGAAGGATCTGGTCACAGCTGGGCGTCAGCAACAGCAGAACGTTCCTGACAGCTGGGAGGTGACACTTAGCTTCAACCGAGAAGGCGGAGATCAATTCGCCGAGCTAACACAATCAATTGCTGGCACAGGTCGTCTACTTGGCATCGTTCTTGATGGAAGGTCGATCAGTGAAGCCAGCGTCGGGGAACAGTTCAGAGCCGCTGGCATTACTGGTGGTGCGGCCACGATCAGCGGTAATTTCAATGCTGAAGATGCCCGCGACCTGGAAGTTCAGTTACGAGGTGGTTCGTTGCCATTACCAGTAGAAATTCTCGAGGTTCGAACCATTGGTCCCACCCTTGGTGCTGAAAACATTCGCCGCAGCTTGATCGCAGCGCTCTCTGGTCTCGCCTTGGTGGCTGTTTTCATGGTGGTTGCTTATCGCCTTGCGGGCTTGGTGGCGGTGTTGGCATTGAGTCTTTATGCCCTGTTCAATCTCGCTATGTATGCTCTGATTCCTGTCATCCTTACCCTGCCTGGGATTGCGGGTTTCATCCTCAGTATTGGCATGGCAGTGGATGCCAATGTGCTGATCTTTGAGCGTGTCAAAGATGAATTGCGGCGTGGAAACACCTTGATTCGCTCGATCGAGACTGGATTTTCCCAGGCTTTGTCGTCGATCGTTGACGGCCATCTCACCACTCTGATTAGTTGCGCAGCGCTCTTTTTTCTGGGTACGGGTTTGGTTAAAGGTTTTGCCGCCACCCTCGGCATCGGTGTTGTGCTCAGTTTGTTTACGGCATTGAGCTGCACTCGCACTCTGCTGCGTTTTTTGATGGGCTATCAGGCTTTGAGGCGACCTACCAACTTTTTGCCTGCCAAACAGTTGCCTTCTTCTCTCGCCTGA
- a CDS encoding YraN family protein, producing the protein MMDSTGMGCWGEERVLRLLQKRGWQLVSQRWSCRYGELDLVVEKQQRVLVVEVKSRRSRGLDHWGLCAFNKGKQLRLMRAIGCWLATHPYFAEHSLELVMALVPLPPSQNTLDWIRIDDLDIDAAD; encoded by the coding sequence ATGATGGATTCAACCGGGATGGGGTGTTGGGGCGAAGAGCGGGTGTTACGCCTCCTACAAAAACGCGGATGGCAGTTGGTGAGCCAACGTTGGTCATGTCGCTATGGCGAGTTAGATCTTGTAGTTGAGAAGCAGCAACGGGTGCTGGTTGTGGAAGTGAAGTCTCGTCGTTCTCGTGGATTAGATCATTGGGGATTGTGTGCCTTTAACAAAGGAAAGCAGCTGCGATTGATGCGTGCGATTGGATGTTGGCTGGCAACTCATCCTTACTTCGCTGAACACAGCTTGGAGTTGGTGATGGCTTTGGTGCCCTTACCGCCGAGTCAAAACACACTCGATTGGATTCGAATTGACGACCTTGACATTGATGCTGCTGATTAA
- the rsmA gene encoding 16S rRNA (adenine(1518)-N(6)/adenine(1519)-N(6))-dimethyltransferase RsmA, with product MAFSGHHARKRFAQHWLIDAAVLTQILDAADVQPDDRLLEVGPGRGALTERLLASSASAVHAVELDRDLVSGLKQRFADQARFSLQEGDVLSVPLTLADGRAATKVVANIPYNITGPLLERLLGRLDRPVDHPYQRLVLLLQKEVAQRIRALPGQSCFSALSVRLQLLARCTTVCPVPPRSFKPPPKVHSEVILIEPLAPEQRLEPLLAKRVESLLRQAFLARRKMLRNTLAKVLPAAELNALADDLGISLQQRPQELSPATWVELARGLNRADLVDPEP from the coding sequence ATGGCCTTTTCCGGACATCACGCTCGCAAGCGCTTTGCTCAACACTGGCTAATCGATGCCGCTGTGTTGACTCAGATTCTCGATGCAGCTGATGTTCAACCAGATGATCGTCTGCTGGAGGTAGGTCCTGGTCGTGGAGCACTCACTGAAAGGTTGCTGGCCTCTTCTGCCTCTGCTGTTCATGCTGTTGAACTTGATCGCGATCTGGTCTCTGGGTTGAAGCAGCGTTTTGCGGATCAAGCCCGCTTCAGCTTGCAAGAAGGTGATGTGTTGTCTGTTCCATTGACTCTTGCTGATGGCCGTGCTGCGACCAAAGTGGTGGCCAATATTCCCTATAACATCACCGGTCCTCTGCTTGAGCGTCTTCTCGGTCGCTTGGATCGACCTGTTGATCATCCCTATCAACGCCTTGTGCTTCTTTTGCAAAAGGAAGTCGCTCAACGGATTCGTGCCTTGCCCGGGCAGAGCTGTTTTAGTGCTCTAAGCGTGCGCCTGCAGTTGCTCGCTCGTTGCACAACTGTTTGCCCAGTGCCGCCGCGCTCTTTTAAACCGCCGCCGAAAGTTCATTCTGAGGTCATCTTGATTGAACCTCTTGCTCCTGAACAGCGCCTTGAGCCACTGCTCGCCAAACGTGTTGAGTCTTTGCTGCGTCAGGCTTTTTTGGCCAGGCGCAAGATGCTGCGCAACACTCTTGCCAAGGTTCTTCCTGCTGCTGAACTGAATGCTCTTGCTGATGATCTTGGCATCAGCCTTCAGCAACGCCCCCAAGAACTGTCCCCTGCCACTTGGGTGGAATTGGCGAGGGGTTTGAATCGGGCGGATCTAGTAGACCCTGAGCCATGA